One Streptomyces sp. CNQ-509 DNA window includes the following coding sequences:
- a CDS encoding DinB family protein yields MSHVFERPPLLADEHTSLTGWLELQRRILRWKCEGLSEADAHRSVVPTSPLMTMAGLLVHMRWTEHAWLDVIFLGGDSSRNPAFDESAGEDADWSTAGVTLAQAVADYEAQCARSDEIIAAASLDDVARHPGFPRKRANLRWILTHLIEETGRHAGHADIVRELVDGTKGYY; encoded by the coding sequence ATGTCTCATGTCTTCGAACGCCCTCCCCTCCTCGCCGACGAACACACCTCGCTCACCGGCTGGCTCGAACTCCAGCGCAGAATCCTGCGCTGGAAGTGCGAAGGACTGAGCGAGGCGGACGCGCACCGCTCCGTCGTCCCGACGTCGCCGCTCATGACCATGGCGGGGCTCCTCGTCCATATGCGCTGGACCGAGCACGCCTGGCTCGACGTCATCTTCCTCGGCGGGGACAGCTCGCGGAACCCGGCCTTCGACGAGTCCGCGGGGGAGGACGCGGACTGGTCCACCGCCGGCGTCACCCTCGCGCAGGCCGTCGCGGACTACGAGGCCCAGTGCGCGCGTAGCGACGAGATCATCGCCGCGGCCTCCCTGGACGACGTCGCCCGCCACCCCGGCTTCCCCCGGAAGCGCGCCAACCTCCGCTGGATCCTCACCCACCTCATCGAGGAGACCGGACGGCACGCGGGCCACGCGGACATCGTCCGCGAACTCGTCGACGGCACCAAGGGCTACTACTGA
- a CDS encoding 4-hydroxy-3-methylbut-2-enyl diphosphate reductase translates to MPTPRGRVLLAEPRGFCAGVDRAIEIVERALDIHGAPVYVRKQIVHNEHVVRELEERGAIFVDSENEVPEGAVCIFSAHGVSPQVRSNAADRQLNVIDATCPLVSKVHQEARRFARDERTLLLIGHADHEEIEGTYGEAPDRTLIVEDAEEARRIELPEGTRSAFLTQTTLSVDDTSEIVDILRERFPGIVGAGSEDICYASQNRQNAVKAIAAESDFVLVVGSENSSNSVRMVEVAETAGTPARLLPSVDSLDPAWLEGAETVGVSSGASVPEVLVEQVVARLAELGYGEVDAVVTAKENVVFRPPAGLTRTTGEKDGAEPAADPGAATGQLLTRVSARIEDLLAAERKTWDDVDARMTRPIDAIAHLVAAGGKRLRPTFCISGYLAAGGVLDGSQAEDAVVSAGAALELLHAFALIHDDVMDNAPTRRGRPTVHMRHAAVHADQGWAGEPRRYGDGAAIIAGDLAYGYAHTAVEALSGPARRVWNHLGTEMIFGQQLDMSLAAELVPDPALARYVAVCKSGQYTIHRPLALGAVIAGRDDLDDAFEAYGVAAGEAFQLRDDLLDAFGDPEVTGKPAGLDIRQHKMNLLLALAATKDAEVARLVADGGDWDADRLHEALRASGMREEVEQRIEDLVSTAHKALEDAPLAPGWRERLKEMAVKVAYRET, encoded by the coding sequence ATGCCAACTCCCCGAGGCAGGGTCCTCCTGGCCGAGCCCCGAGGCTTCTGCGCCGGTGTCGACAGGGCAATCGAGATCGTGGAGCGTGCGCTGGACATTCACGGCGCACCGGTGTACGTGCGCAAACAGATCGTGCACAACGAGCATGTGGTACGTGAACTCGAGGAGCGCGGCGCGATCTTCGTCGACTCCGAGAACGAGGTGCCGGAGGGCGCGGTCTGCATCTTCTCCGCGCACGGCGTCTCCCCGCAGGTGCGCAGCAACGCCGCGGACCGGCAGTTGAACGTGATCGACGCGACCTGCCCGCTGGTGTCGAAAGTGCACCAGGAGGCGCGGCGGTTCGCGCGGGACGAGCGGACCCTGCTGCTGATCGGCCATGCGGACCACGAGGAGATCGAGGGCACGTACGGCGAGGCGCCGGACCGTACGCTCATCGTGGAGGACGCCGAAGAGGCGCGGCGGATCGAGCTGCCCGAGGGCACGCGGTCGGCGTTCCTCACCCAGACGACCCTCTCGGTGGACGACACCTCGGAGATCGTCGACATCCTGCGGGAGCGCTTCCCCGGGATCGTGGGCGCGGGCAGCGAGGACATCTGCTACGCGAGCCAGAACCGGCAGAACGCCGTCAAGGCCATCGCGGCCGAGAGCGACTTCGTGCTGGTCGTCGGCTCGGAGAACTCCAGCAACAGCGTACGGATGGTCGAGGTCGCCGAGACCGCCGGCACCCCGGCGCGGCTGCTCCCGTCCGTCGACTCGCTCGACCCGGCCTGGCTGGAGGGCGCGGAGACGGTCGGCGTCAGCTCGGGCGCCAGCGTGCCGGAGGTGCTGGTCGAACAGGTGGTGGCACGGCTCGCGGAACTGGGCTACGGGGAGGTCGATGCGGTCGTGACCGCGAAGGAGAACGTGGTGTTCCGGCCGCCTGCGGGCCTGACGCGCACGACGGGCGAGAAGGACGGGGCGGAGCCCGCCGCGGACCCGGGCGCGGCCACAGGACAGCTCCTCACCCGGGTCTCCGCCCGGATCGAGGACCTGCTGGCGGCGGAGCGCAAGACCTGGGACGACGTCGACGCCCGGATGACGCGGCCGATCGACGCGATCGCCCACCTGGTCGCGGCGGGCGGCAAGCGGCTGCGGCCGACGTTCTGCATCAGCGGCTATCTCGCCGCCGGCGGCGTGCTCGACGGCTCGCAGGCAGAGGACGCGGTCGTCTCGGCGGGCGCCGCGCTGGAGCTGCTGCACGCCTTCGCCCTGATCCACGACGACGTCATGGACAACGCCCCGACCCGCCGCGGCCGGCCCACGGTCCACATGAGGCACGCCGCCGTCCACGCCGACCAGGGCTGGGCGGGCGAGCCCCGCCGCTACGGCGACGGCGCGGCGATCATCGCGGGCGACCTGGCGTACGGCTACGCCCACACGGCCGTGGAGGCGCTGTCGGGCCCGGCGCGCCGGGTGTGGAACCACCTCGGCACCGAGATGATCTTCGGCCAGCAGCTCGACATGTCCCTGGCCGCCGAACTCGTCCCGGACCCGGCGCTGGCACGCTACGTCGCCGTCTGCAAGTCGGGCCAGTACACGATCCACCGGCCCCTGGCCCTGGGCGCGGTCATCGCCGGCCGCGACGACCTGGACGACGCCTTCGAGGCGTACGGCGTGGCGGCGGGCGAGGCGTTCCAGCTCCGCGACGACCTCCTCGACGCCTTCGGCGACCCGGAGGTGACGGGCAAGCCGGCGGGCCTCGACATCCGCCAGCACAAGATGAACCTGCTGCTCGCGCTCGCGGCGACGAAGGACGCGGAGGTGGCGCGCCTGGTCGCGGACGGCGGCGACTGGGACGCGGACCGCCTGCACGAGGCGCTGCGGGCGTCGGGGATGCGGGAGGAAGTGGAACAGCGCATCGAGGACCTGGTGTCGACGGCCCACAAGGCCCTGGAGGACGCCCCGCTGGCACCGGGCTGGCGGGAGCGGCTGAAGGAGATGGCCGTCAAGGTCGCCTACCGCGAGACCTGA